In Streptomyces alboniger, the following are encoded in one genomic region:
- a CDS encoding MFS transporter, which yields MWIERWDPEDERFWKEEGGERVARRNLAFSVLSEHIGFSIWSMWSVMVLFMGPEYGIDPAGKFFLVSMATLVGAVVRVPYTFAVARFGGRNWTVIAASLLLAPTVAAFVVMEPGTSYTTFMVCALLTGVGGGNFASSMTNINSFFPLREKGWALGLNAGGGNIGVPVVQLVGLAVIGASGGPRVVLGIYIPLILVSAFCAARYMDSISSVRNDTGAVKAAARDTHTWIMAFLYVGTFGSFIGYSFAFGLVLQTQFGRTPLEAAQVTFIGPLLGSLIRPVGGRLADRHGGARITLWNFVGMGAATGVVVLASVRESLPLFVGAFIALFVLTGLGNGSTYKMIPGIFQAKAEGKGLVGEEAAAHGRRMSGAAMGLIGALGALGGLGINLALRQSFQTVGSGTGAFVAFLAFYGVCSVVTWAVYLRGKASARTRTGAGADTDAKPQLSYAEV from the coding sequence ATGTGGATCGAGCGGTGGGACCCGGAGGACGAGCGGTTCTGGAAGGAGGAGGGAGGGGAGCGGGTCGCCCGGCGGAATCTGGCGTTCTCGGTGCTCTCCGAGCACATCGGGTTCTCCATCTGGAGCATGTGGTCCGTGATGGTCCTGTTCATGGGGCCCGAGTACGGCATCGACCCGGCCGGAAAGTTCTTCCTGGTGTCGATGGCGACCCTGGTGGGAGCCGTCGTCCGCGTCCCGTACACCTTCGCCGTCGCCCGCTTCGGCGGCCGTAACTGGACCGTCATCGCGGCCTCGCTGCTGCTCGCCCCGACCGTCGCCGCCTTCGTCGTCATGGAGCCGGGGACCTCCTACACCACCTTCATGGTGTGCGCGCTGCTCACCGGCGTGGGCGGCGGCAACTTCGCCTCCAGCATGACCAACATCAACTCCTTCTTCCCGCTGCGGGAGAAGGGCTGGGCGCTCGGGCTCAACGCCGGGGGCGGCAACATCGGCGTACCGGTCGTGCAGCTCGTCGGGCTCGCGGTCATCGGGGCGAGCGGCGGGCCGCGGGTGGTGCTCGGGATCTACATCCCGCTGATCCTCGTCTCCGCCTTCTGCGCCGCCCGCTACATGGACAGCATCTCCTCCGTGCGCAACGACACGGGGGCCGTCAAGGCCGCCGCCCGGGACACGCACACGTGGATCATGGCGTTCCTCTACGTGGGGACGTTCGGCTCCTTCATCGGTTACAGCTTCGCCTTCGGTCTTGTCCTCCAGACGCAGTTCGGGCGTACGCCGCTGGAGGCCGCGCAGGTGACCTTCATCGGCCCGCTGCTCGGCTCGCTGATCCGGCCCGTGGGCGGACGGCTCGCCGACCGGCACGGCGGGGCGCGCATCACCCTGTGGAACTTCGTCGGCATGGGGGCCGCGACCGGCGTCGTTGTGCTGGCCTCGGTCAGGGAGTCGCTGCCGCTCTTCGTCGGCGCCTTCATCGCCCTGTTCGTGCTCACCGGGCTCGGCAACGGATCTACGTACAAGATGATCCCCGGCATCTTCCAGGCCAAGGCCGAGGGCAAGGGGCTCGTGGGGGAGGAGGCCGCGGCCCACGGGCGGCGGATGTCCGGGGCGGCGATGGGTCTGATCGGGGCCCTCGGCGCGCTCGGCGGGCTCGGCATCAACCTCGCCCTGCGGCAGTCCTTCCAGACCGTGGGGTCGGGCACGGGGGCGTTCGTCGCGTTCCTCGCCTTCTACGGGGTGTGCTCGGTGGTCACCTGGG
- a CDS encoding MarR family winged helix-turn-helix transcriptional regulator, which translates to MAEQETAQQETPDEPRADAIDQLRAQWRRERPDLDLAGLDAMALVGRIKRADHLLSKGMKTVFTEYGLEFAEFDVLATLRRVGAPHELTAGGLLKTAMVTSGAITNRLDKLERKGLIERRQDPADRRAIRVRLTEAGLDLVDRAVVDHIANEQRMLTALTPADREALDWALRRLLVSLGDTHLG; encoded by the coding sequence ATGGCCGAGCAAGAGACAGCCCAGCAGGAGACCCCGGACGAGCCCCGCGCCGACGCCATCGACCAGTTGCGCGCCCAGTGGCGCCGCGAACGCCCGGACCTGGACCTCGCGGGCCTGGACGCGATGGCCCTGGTGGGCCGCATCAAGCGCGCCGATCACCTGCTGAGCAAGGGAATGAAGACGGTCTTCACCGAGTACGGCCTGGAGTTCGCGGAGTTCGACGTCCTCGCCACGCTGCGCCGGGTCGGCGCCCCGCACGAGCTGACCGCGGGCGGCCTCCTCAAGACCGCGATGGTGACCTCCGGTGCCATCACGAACCGCCTCGACAAGCTGGAGCGCAAGGGCCTCATCGAACGCCGTCAGGACCCCGCCGACCGCCGGGCCATCCGCGTCCGCCTCACCGAGGCCGGCCTGGACCTGGTCGACCGAGCGGTCGTCGACCACATCGCCAACGAACAGCGCATGCTGACCGCCCTCACCCCCGCCGACCGCGAGGCCCTCGACTGGGCGTTGCGCCGCCTGTTGGTGTCACTCGGGGACACGCACCTGGGCTGA
- a CDS encoding EamA family transporter, with protein MVVSRISIAERGSSTQGHAGAPKPPASTSAPAPRSPSAKAVAGIAALAAIGPATWGTTYVTTTELLPPDRPLLAAALRALPAGLILLALTRRLPRGDWWWKAAVLGVLNFGAFFPLLFFGAYRLPGGVASTVSAVMPLLVAGFGAGVLKVRPTRRTLAAGLVGVVGVGLLVLRGSAAVDAAGIVAMLAATTLMALAVVLSKRWGRPDGVSLLTLTGWQLTAGGLVLAPIALTAEGLPDHLTGANLAGYAYLGIIGTAIAYALWFRGIERLPASSVSFLGLTNPVVATLAGLLLLGQTLTPWQLGGLVLVLASVVLGQSRRA; from the coding sequence ATGGTTGTCAGCAGGATCAGCATCGCGGAGCGCGGGTCGTCGACGCAGGGCCACGCTGGGGCACCCAAGCCCCCGGCATCCACATCGGCTCCCGCTCCCCGCTCCCCCTCCGCGAAGGCGGTGGCCGGCATCGCCGCACTGGCGGCCATCGGCCCGGCGACCTGGGGCACGACCTACGTAACGACCACCGAACTCCTCCCCCCGGACCGCCCGTTGCTCGCCGCGGCCCTGCGCGCGCTGCCCGCCGGGCTGATCCTGCTCGCGCTCACCCGACGGCTGCCGCGCGGCGACTGGTGGTGGAAGGCGGCCGTGCTGGGGGTGCTCAACTTCGGCGCGTTCTTCCCGCTGCTCTTCTTCGGTGCCTACCGCCTGCCCGGCGGCGTCGCCTCGACGGTCAGCGCGGTCATGCCGCTGCTGGTGGCGGGCTTCGGAGCCGGCGTCCTGAAGGTGCGGCCCACCCGCCGTACGCTGGCGGCGGGCCTCGTCGGTGTCGTGGGCGTGGGCCTGCTGGTCCTGCGCGGCAGCGCGGCGGTCGACGCCGCCGGGATCGTCGCGATGCTGGCGGCCACGACGCTGATGGCCCTCGCGGTGGTGCTCAGCAAGCGGTGGGGCCGACCCGACGGAGTCTCCCTGCTCACGCTCACCGGATGGCAGCTGACCGCGGGCGGCCTGGTCCTTGCGCCCATCGCCCTCACCGCCGAGGGCCTGCCCGACCACCTCACGGGCGCCAACCTCGCCGGTTACGCCTACCTCGGCATCATCGGCACGGCCATCGCGTACGCCCTGTGGTTCCGCGGCATCGAACGCCTCCCCGCCTCCTCGGTCTCCTTCCTCGGCCTGACCAACCCGGTCGTCGCCACGCTCGCGGGCCTGCTGCTCCTGGGCCAGACCCTGACCCCTTGGCAGCTGGGCGGCCTGGTCCTGGTCCTGGCGAGCGTCGTCCTGGGCCAGAGCCGCCGCGCGTAG
- a CDS encoding NAD(P)-dependent oxidoreductase, which yields MHTPTPTPRIRITVFGAAGTAGSRVVTEALSRGHEVTAVVRDAARFPELHPDATHRTGDAGNPDHVAELAAGQDVVINATRPAPGREADHAAVIGALLAGLAEAPGARLLVIGGAGSLTVPGTAGTLAIDDPRYVPPAWRHIAAASNAQYDALRTAPTDVNWTYLSPSAVLEPGTRTAAFRLGEDELLVDAEGNSSLSMEDLAVALLDETENPRHPRARFTAGY from the coding sequence ATGCACACCCCCACCCCCACCCCCCGCATCCGCATCACGGTCTTCGGGGCGGCGGGAACCGCAGGAAGCCGCGTCGTGACGGAGGCCCTGTCCCGGGGCCACGAGGTGACCGCCGTGGTCCGCGACGCCGCCCGCTTCCCCGAACTGCACCCGGACGCGACGCACCGCACAGGTGACGCGGGAAACCCGGACCACGTGGCGGAGTTGGCCGCGGGCCAGGACGTCGTCATCAACGCGACAAGACCCGCCCCGGGCCGCGAAGCCGACCACGCGGCCGTCATCGGAGCCCTGCTGGCGGGCCTGGCCGAGGCCCCCGGCGCCCGCCTCCTGGTGATCGGCGGCGCGGGCAGCCTGACGGTCCCCGGGACGGCGGGAACCCTCGCGATCGACGACCCCCGCTACGTCCCCCCGGCCTGGCGCCACATAGCGGCGGCCTCCAACGCCCAGTACGACGCGCTCCGCACAGCACCCACGGACGTGAACTGGACCTACCTGAGCCCTTCCGCGGTCCTGGAACCAGGCACCCGCACCGCCGCGTTCCGCCTGGGCGAAGACGAACTCCTGGTGGACGCGGAGGGCAACTCGTCCCTCTCGATGGAGGACTTGGCGGTAGCCCTCCTGGACGAGACGGAGAACCCACGACACCCCCGTGCCCGCTTCACGGCCGGGTACTGA
- a CDS encoding glycosyltransferase: protein MLMLRGYVHSEILADHRVRPPAPTDQVPREILDGGPVIDTRGGREATLRVPERRLVLTFDDGPDPEWTPKVLDVLDKHDAHAVFFVTGTMASRHPGLVRRMVDEGHEVGLHTFNHPDLAYQSASRIDWELSQNQLALAGAAGIRTSLFRPPYSSFADAMDNNSYPVARHIGDRGYLTVVNDADSEDWKRPGVDEIVRRATPQDGEGAVVLMHDSGGDRSQTVAALDRLLPELREKGYEFGNLTEALDAPSAHTRVSGVELWKGKAWVFLVGASAQITDALVVALAVVGVLVLTRFGLMLLLSAAHARRVRRRDFHWGAPVTEPVSVLVPAYNEAKCIEATVRSLMAGDHPIEVLVIDDGSSDGTARIVEGLRLPNVRVVRQLNAGKPAALNRGLANARHDIVVMMDGDTVFEESTVRELVQPFGDPRVGAVAGNAKVGNRDSLIGAWQHIEYVMGFNLDRRMYDVLRCMPTIPGAVGAFRRSAVERVGGMSDDTLAEDTDITMALHRDGWRVVYAERARAWTEAPESVQQLWSQRYRWSYGTMQAIWKHRRAFVESGPSGRFGRVGLPLVSLFMVLAPLLAPLIDVFLLYGLVFGPTQKTIAAWLGVLAVQAFCAAYAFRLDRERMTHLISLPLQQLLYRQLMYVVLLQSWITALTGGRLRWQKLRRTGVLSARA from the coding sequence ATGCTGATGCTGCGCGGGTACGTGCACAGCGAGATCCTCGCCGACCACCGTGTCCGGCCGCCCGCGCCCACCGATCAGGTACCGCGGGAGATCCTCGACGGCGGCCCCGTCATAGACACCCGCGGCGGCCGCGAGGCCACCCTGCGCGTGCCCGAACGGCGGCTCGTGCTGACCTTCGACGACGGGCCGGACCCGGAGTGGACCCCCAAGGTCCTCGACGTCCTCGACAAGCACGACGCGCACGCCGTCTTCTTCGTCACCGGCACCATGGCCTCGCGCCACCCCGGCCTCGTCCGGCGCATGGTCGACGAGGGCCACGAGGTCGGCCTGCACACCTTCAACCACCCCGACCTCGCCTACCAGTCCGCGTCCCGCATCGACTGGGAGCTGTCGCAGAACCAGCTCGCGCTCGCCGGGGCCGCCGGGATCCGGACCTCCCTCTTCCGGCCGCCGTACTCCTCCTTCGCCGACGCCATGGACAACAACTCCTATCCGGTGGCCCGGCACATAGGCGACCGCGGCTACCTCACCGTCGTGAACGACGCCGACAGCGAGGACTGGAAGCGCCCGGGCGTCGACGAGATCGTCCGGCGTGCCACGCCCCAGGACGGCGAGGGTGCCGTAGTCCTCATGCACGACTCCGGTGGCGACCGCTCACAGACCGTCGCCGCGCTCGACCGGCTCCTGCCCGAACTGCGCGAGAAGGGGTACGAGTTCGGGAACCTCACGGAGGCCCTGGACGCACCCAGCGCGCACACGCGGGTCAGCGGCGTCGAGCTGTGGAAGGGCAAGGCCTGGGTCTTCCTGGTCGGCGCCTCCGCGCAGATCACCGACGCCCTCGTCGTGGCCCTCGCGGTCGTGGGCGTGCTCGTCCTCACCCGGTTCGGCCTGATGCTGCTGCTCTCCGCCGCGCACGCACGCCGGGTGCGGCGGCGGGACTTCCACTGGGGCGCCCCGGTCACCGAACCGGTCTCGGTCCTGGTGCCCGCGTACAACGAGGCCAAGTGCATCGAGGCGACCGTCCGCTCCCTGATGGCGGGCGACCACCCCATCGAGGTCCTCGTCATAGACGACGGCTCCTCGGACGGCACCGCGCGGATCGTGGAGGGCCTGCGGCTGCCGAACGTACGCGTCGTGCGCCAGCTCAACGCGGGCAAACCGGCCGCCCTCAACAGGGGCCTCGCGAACGCCCGGCACGACATCGTCGTGATGATGGACGGCGACACCGTCTTCGAGGAGTCCACCGTCCGCGAACTCGTGCAGCCCTTCGGCGACCCGCGCGTGGGCGCCGTCGCGGGCAACGCGAAGGTCGGCAACAGGGATTCGCTCATAGGCGCCTGGCAGCACATCGAGTACGTGATGGGCTTCAACCTCGACCGCCGGATGTACGACGTGCTGCGCTGCATGCCGACCATCCCGGGCGCGGTCGGCGCGTTCCGGCGGTCCGCCGTGGAGCGGGTCGGCGGCATGAGCGACGACACGCTCGCCGAGGACACCGACATCACGATGGCCCTGCACCGCGACGGCTGGCGGGTCGTGTACGCGGAGCGGGCGCGGGCCTGGACCGAGGCCCCGGAGTCCGTGCAGCAGCTCTGGTCCCAGCGCTACCGCTGGTCGTACGGCACGATGCAGGCCATCTGGAAGCACCGCCGCGCCTTCGTCGAGTCCGGCCCCTCCGGGCGCTTCGGCCGTGTAGGCCTGCCGTTGGTCTCACTCTTCATGGTGCTCGCCCCGCTCCTGGCGCCCCTCATCGACGTGTTCCTCCTCTATGGCCTGGTCTTCGGCCCCACGCAGAAGACCATCGCCGCCTGGCTCGGAGTGCTCGCCGTGCAGGCTTTCTGCGCCGCGTACGCCTTCCGCCTCGACCGCGAACGCATGACCCATCTGATCTCACTGCCTCTCCAGCAGTTGCTCTACCGGCAGTTGATGTACGTCGTACTGCTCCAGTCCTGGATCACGGCCCTCACGGGAGGCCGCCTCCGCTGGCAGAAGCTGCGGCGTACGGGGGTGTTGTCCGCCCGCGCCTAG
- a CDS encoding LysR family transcriptional regulator — protein sequence MDPRLLRAFVAVSEELHFTRAAARLYVAQQALSRDVRRLERELGAELFSRTTRQVALTADGERLLPYARRVLAAQDELVAAFTGPARPLLVDLNSPGLVFGRILERARELAPECELMARFESGLTGAAAEMIAGRLDMSFGRYAGLDPALRSALAQQPVRYEPMAVLLPSDHPLTELDAVPLDALAGETVYAGAGNPRTLEWTDLAHRLFAGRGIGVAPPAPLAVGPEEFGRIMAKKRNPALVVVDFPAMPGAELRPLIDPVPLSPVSLVWRKGLIHPGVTAVRSAAAELAAAEGWLEKPADGWVPATDALIMMSQI from the coding sequence GTGGATCCGCGCCTGCTGCGCGCGTTCGTCGCCGTCTCCGAAGAGCTGCACTTCACCCGGGCCGCCGCCCGGCTGTACGTGGCACAGCAGGCGCTGAGCCGTGATGTGCGGCGCCTGGAGCGCGAGTTGGGCGCCGAGCTGTTCTCCCGTACGACACGGCAGGTCGCGCTCACCGCCGACGGCGAGCGGCTCCTTCCGTACGCGCGGCGGGTCCTCGCGGCGCAGGACGAGCTGGTCGCCGCCTTCACGGGGCCCGCGCGGCCGCTGCTCGTCGATCTGAACAGCCCCGGGCTCGTCTTCGGGCGGATCCTGGAGCGGGCCCGCGAACTCGCCCCGGAGTGCGAGCTGATGGCCCGCTTCGAGAGCGGCCTCACGGGTGCCGCCGCCGAGATGATCGCCGGGCGGCTCGACATGTCCTTCGGGCGGTACGCCGGGCTCGACCCCGCACTGCGGTCCGCGCTCGCCCAGCAGCCCGTGCGGTACGAGCCGATGGCGGTGCTGCTGCCCAGCGACCACCCGCTGACCGAGCTGGACGCCGTGCCGCTGGACGCCCTCGCGGGGGAGACCGTGTACGCGGGGGCGGGCAACCCGCGGACGCTGGAGTGGACCGACCTCGCGCACCGGCTCTTCGCGGGGCGCGGCATCGGCGTCGCGCCGCCCGCGCCGCTGGCGGTGGGGCCCGAGGAGTTCGGGCGGATCATGGCGAAGAAGCGCAATCCGGCCTTGGTCGTGGTGGACTTTCCGGCCATGCCGGGTGCCGAGCTGCGGCCGCTGATCGATCCCGTACCGCTCTCGCCCGTGTCGCTCGTATGGCGAAAAGGTCTGATTCATCCGGGAGTTACAGCGGTACGGTCCGCTGCCGCGGAGCTTGCCGCCGCCGAAGGATGGCTGGAGAAGCCTGCGGATGGGTGGGTTCCGGCCACAGATGCACTCATCATGATGAGTCAGATCTGA
- a CDS encoding MFS transporter — protein MPPARPRTTPRNPYTRLFAIPGATAFTLGNLIARLPMGMFSVSAVIMISGARGSYALAGAVTATGLAATAVVAPWTARLVDRHGQARVAVPATAIAALGSLSLLLCVRYGAPDWTLFASYAATATTPNTGGMSRARWAYLLKGDAPAVHTANSFEQAADELCFMLGPVLAAFLCGALFPQAGTLIGVVLLLTGVLVFAAQRATEPPPQGRTHSSEGARSPLRARGMPALLVGFLATGAVFGSLEVVTIAYADERGHKAAAGVILALQAAGSCAAGLVYGAVKPRGPLVRRHLLCGAAMAALMTLPLLAVTLTGSLTALSGALLVAGMATAPTMVTGMTLVQHRTPEGRLNEGMTLAVTGLLGGIACGAAGGGWAVERLAPAAGYWVPVAAACLALLLSSAQACATSTPRRRTAPPPASSEA, from the coding sequence ATGCCCCCCGCCAGACCCCGCACCACGCCCCGCAATCCCTACACCCGCCTCTTCGCGATACCCGGAGCCACCGCCTTCACCCTCGGCAACCTCATCGCCCGCCTGCCCATGGGCATGTTCAGCGTGAGCGCCGTCATCATGATCTCCGGCGCCCGCGGTTCGTACGCGCTGGCCGGCGCCGTCACCGCGACCGGCCTCGCCGCGACCGCCGTCGTGGCTCCCTGGACGGCGCGGCTCGTCGACCGCCACGGCCAGGCACGCGTCGCCGTGCCCGCCACCGCGATCGCCGCGCTCGGCTCGCTCTCCCTGCTGCTCTGCGTGCGCTACGGAGCGCCCGACTGGACTCTCTTCGCGTCGTACGCCGCCACGGCCACGACCCCCAACACGGGCGGCATGTCCCGCGCCCGCTGGGCGTACCTCCTGAAGGGCGACGCCCCTGCCGTACACACCGCCAACTCCTTCGAACAGGCCGCCGACGAACTCTGTTTCATGCTCGGGCCCGTCCTCGCCGCCTTCCTCTGCGGCGCGCTCTTCCCCCAGGCGGGCACCCTGATCGGCGTGGTCCTGCTGCTGACCGGCGTGCTGGTCTTCGCCGCCCAGCGCGCGACGGAACCGCCGCCCCAAGGACGTACGCACTCCTCCGAAGGCGCGCGATCGCCTCTCCGCGCGCGCGGGATGCCCGCCCTGTTGGTCGGCTTCCTCGCCACCGGCGCCGTCTTCGGCTCCCTTGAGGTCGTCACGATCGCCTACGCCGACGAGCGAGGGCACAAGGCGGCGGCGGGCGTGATACTCGCCCTCCAGGCCGCGGGCTCCTGCGCGGCGGGCCTCGTCTACGGAGCCGTGAAACCGCGCGGCCCGCTCGTGCGCCGCCACCTCCTGTGCGGTGCGGCGATGGCGGCCCTGATGACGCTGCCGCTGCTCGCCGTGACGCTCACGGGCTCGCTGACCGCCCTCTCCGGAGCGCTGCTCGTCGCGGGGATGGCGACGGCGCCCACGATGGTCACCGGAATGACGCTGGTCCAGCACCGCACTCCCGAGGGGCGGCTGAACGAGGGCATGACCCTCGCCGTGACCGGGCTCCTCGGGGGCATCGCGTGCGGCGCGGCGGGCGGCGGCTGGGCGGTGGAGCGCCTGGCGCCCGCCGCGGGCTACTGGGTGCCGGTGGCCGCCGCCTGCCTCGCCCTGCTGCTCAGCAGCGCGCAGGCTTGCGCCACGAGCACTCCACGTCGCCGTACCGCTCCGCCGCCCGCGTCGAGCGAGGCATGA